DNA from Salmo trutta chromosome 14, fSalTru1.1, whole genome shotgun sequence:
CTCAGCGCGAATGTTGactataatccatggcttctggttggagtatgtacgtacagtcacttgGGGACGAAGTCCTCGATGCACtgattgataaagccagtgagtgtggtgtactcctcaatgccatcgaaagaatcccagaacatattccagtctgtgctagcaaaacagtcctgtagtttagcatctgcttcatctgaccacttttttatagaccgtgtcactggtgcttcctgcttgaatttttgcttgtaagcaggaaacaggaggatataattatggtcagatttgccaaatggagggcgagggagagctttgaacgcgtctctgtgtgtggactaaaggtggtctagaatttctttccctctggttgcacatgtaacatgctgatagaaatgaggtaaaactgatttaagtttcctgctgggtttttcacactcaacagtttcctgtgtgtatcaacaatggtccaccacccaaaggacatccagccaacttgacacaaccgtgggaagcattggagtcaacatgggccaacatccctgtggaatgctttcgacaccttgtagagtccatgccccaaccaattgaggctgttctgagggcaaaagggggagggcattaggtgttcctaatgtttggtatactcagtgagGTTTAGTAAATCTGAGTGATTCATATTTTTACATATTCATATTTTGGAGGTATTTGATGAAGTAAATTATGATTATTGTGGAATTGGTAGCAAAGCACACAAGTTATTGCTCATAGAGCAGCAGTCTCACTAAGCATGTGACACAAATCACTTACACAACTTACACTGTTTACAAATAACTTAATTTGAGCCCCTGCCACAGCAAGCTTTTCATAATAGAAAGTGGTGGGTGTGGTCACTTTTGAGTGTACACCCAACTATTTCCCTGGACAAACTTGTTCCTGTTGTTCCCTCCATCTCCCAAGGCCACACCTCAAAGGTGCAGCTACCTGAATGTCAACCATGTACCTATTTGCTTatgttatttacattttacatcatttagcagacactcttatccagagcgacttacagtagtgaatgcatacatttcatacattttttttctgtgctggccccccgtgggaattgaacccacaaccctggtgttgcaaacaccatgctctaccaactgagctacagggaaggctatgtaAACAGGTTACCCCTCCATAGCCCCTTTTTAGTTGTGGTTTCAGCTGGTTTTGGTCTTTATGGTAAAATGAGCTGTGCCattattgtatttgtttgtagtTTTAATTCTGGAGTGGAAATATTACCTTTCTTTGCATTTGATACTCTTGAAGGCCTATATATATTTAGGCCTATATGATTTGATAATTATAGAATGAAACCAAGCTGAGAATTTATTTTCAATTGATTCTTTCCTCCTCAACAGGTTTAAACAGAAGAGCGTTTCATTAAAGGCTGCTGTGAAAACATCAGGATCATGGTATGTGAGATCATTCATCCATTAGCCATGATGATAGTAATAACAAGCATATTCCAACACAATAAGCTAAGCaaaaagaaatgtactttttgaAAAACACCTATGCCCCAACATTGCTTTCTGGAAGTGAATTTCATTTTAAAAATCTATAACAaatgttattgtaaataacatttCTAAGTTCATTGTTGAAATTCTATTTGATGTTTGAAACATGACCAATGCTGATGCTACACACCTACCTTTGTATATCTGCTTTTAGCCTGGTCACCGTAGGGGAAGGAGCCTCTCTGAGGGGCTGATGCTGGAGGAATCAGAAAAGGGAGGATTGGTTATCTCTAGCGTTATCGGTGGCTCTTCTGGCAATCATGGGCTCAAAGAAGGTATGAGTCTCTTATTTAATGTATACACTTTTTGTTTTGGTATTTACATTTCTTTGAGAAAATGTAAAATTTCACATTTTGGATTGTTGTCTGAATTATGTGGAACAGTAAAATACAGTGCAACTGAGCCacaggcttccctgtggctcagttggtagagcatggtgtttgcaacgccagcatggtgtgtgcaacgccagggttgtgggtttgattcccatggggggccagtacaaaaaacaaaaaaaatgtatgcattcgctactgtaagtagagcgtctgctaaatgacgtaaatgtagaaGATCTTTTTTTTTCAGGAGATGAAATTGTGGGTGCCACAATCAACTTTGACCAACTTTCGAAAGACGATGTGTTGAAAATACTGAAGCTGATGGATGATAATGGATTTGATGAGAAGGTTCAAGTTCTGACTAAAAATAATTTGAGCAAGAGTATGGGGACCTTGGACAGCATCAAAGCACCAGAGGAGGTTTGTGGAATATAGTTAGTAAATAGAATAAGCAGGGGGGGAAATTATTTCAGAAGGTTGCTGGATAAAATATGTTGTTTGTTAAAGGGTCAGTTTGAGAtgttggcaatgaagccctttatttacttccccagagtcagataaccttgtggataccatttttatgtctctgcgtgtagTTTGAAGGAATTTGAAGGATTGGTTTCTCTTCACAGATGCTGAAGGATTCATATAATAGACTCTACAATGCCAAAATAAATAGGTTCATGACAAATGACAGCCCTGGACAACCTGCAGGTGCTGGGGAAAGAGGCTCCCATAATGGACAGGTGAAGGGCAAGGGACCGGGACCTCTCTGGGACAAGCCTAAAGTGAAAGGTGACCTCAAACTCCCTGTCCTCACCACGGATAACCCAGTTGTGGAGACACCCAAAGTAGATGCTCCTACCTACCTAGAGTCTCCAGACCTCAAATTCTCTGCTCCAAAGTTAAAGGTGCCTAAACTTGATGTCAAAGGCGCGGTACCTGATGCTCGCGGTGGAGAACTTTCATTGCCTAATGCCAAAATTAGTGCATCAGATCTCTCCCTGCCTCATTTGAATGGGTCACTAAACATTGATGCTCCATCAGTTAACCTGGAAAGGCCATATCTTGAAACTGATATAGATGCTATCGATGTTCTAGAATTTGATATGTCTTTGCCCGAAGTTGACCTCAAATGCCCTGATCTTGACCTAAAAGTTATAGATCCACTTCCCAAAGTTGTAGGAAATATCAATGTCCCAGAAGCAGAGCTCAATCTACCAGAGGAGGTTGTCACTGGACCTACTTTAAATATCAACGCCCCAAAGTTTGATATTGAAAGaggcaaaaatgtaaaaatgccCAAATTTAAGATGCCTGACTTGGGTCTCTCTGGACCCAGAGTAAATGTACCCAGCCTTGAGGTTGATACACCAAATATGAGGATCCCAGATAAAAATCTCAAAGGTCCCCAACGAGACCTACAAACACCAGATGTTAATCTCAAAGGTCCTAATCTAGATCTGCAAGCCCCAGATGTCAGCATGATGAATATGCCTTCAAGTAAAATCAGAGTCTGGTCCTCCAAGAAACTGAAAAACCCAAACCTTGATGTGGATGATCCCTCTGGTTATTTTGAATTGCCTAAGGTTAGGCTCTCTCGCACAGTACAAAAAGGACCAGATCTTGGCATTGATGCTGATGTAAAAACACCAAAGGTAAGTCTCAAAGCTCCCAAGATAAAAGGTGGGCTTGATGCACCTGACTTGAATTTACCCAAAGTCGACCTGAAAGAACTTAAATTAGATGTAAACACTCCAGATATTGACATTGATGGCATTGATGGAGACTTGGACGGACCCAACCTGAGCTTATCATCTTCCAAATTAAAACGATCAGACTTGGATGTAGGTAGCCCATATGGAAAATTAAAGATGCCAAGTTTTAAAATGCCAGACTTTGGCTTCTCAGGGCCAGATGTTCAAGGGCCTGACTTTGAGGTAAAAAATCCAGACTTGGATCTTTCAGCCCCAAAGTTTAAAGGGGGAATTAGTCCCCCAGATTTGGATCTGCCACATGTAGACCTCAAAGGCCCCAAATTAGACCTCAAGGCATCAGATGTAAACTTTAATATGCCCTCAGGTAAAGTCAAAGTACCTACGTTGAAGAAACCAAAGGTTGATCTGAATGCTCCTGATCTGGCCATTAATGGCCCCTCTGGTAAACTGAAAATGCCCAAATTTGGGCTGTCTGGTAAAATGCCAAAATCTCCCAAATTGAATCTCAAAGCTCCAAAGATGAAGGGGGGAATTGATTTTTCAGACCTGAATTTACCAGATGCTGACCTCAAAGCCCCTAAACTAGATGTGAATGCTCCAGATCTCGACATCAATGCACCCTCAGGGAAATTCAAGATGCCTAAATTTGGGCTGTCTGGTACAATGCCAAAATCTCCcaaattaaatattaaagctcCAAAGATGAAGGGGGGAATTGATTTTCCAGACCTGAATTTACCAGATGCTGACCTCAAAGCCCCTAAACTAGATGTGAATGCTCCAGATCTCGACATCAATGCACCCTCAGGGAAATTCAAGATGCCAAAATTTGGGCTGTCTGGTACAATGCCAACATCTCCCAAATTAAATCTTAAAGCTCCAAAGATGAAGGGGGGAATTGATTTTTCAGACCTGAATTTACCAGATGCTGACCTCAAAGCCCCTAAACTAGATGTGAATGCTCCAGATGTAGACATCAATGCACCCTCAGGGAAATTCAAGATGCCTAAATTCAGAGGCCTAAAGGGACAAGATGTTGACATTAATGGCGCTATAGAGGGACCAGATCGGAACTTGTCATCTCCCAAACTCAAGGGTCCCAAAGCAGACCTAAACATTCCAGACACTGATATTGACAGTCCATCAGGAAAACTCAAAATGCCAACTTTCAAGATGCCAGATTTAGGATTCTCTGGACCAAAAGTTAAGGGGCCTGACTTAGATCTTTCAGCCCCCAAGTTAAAAGGGGGAATTAGTCCCCCAAATTTAGATCTGCCACATGTAGACCTCAAAGGCCCCAAATTAGACCTCAATGCACCAGATGTAGACTTGAATATGCCCTCAGGTAAAGTCAAAGTACCTACATTGAAGAAACCAAAGGTTGATCTGAATGCTCCTGGTCTGGACATTGATGGCCCCTCTGGTAAACTTAAAATGCCCAAATTTGGGCTGTCTGGTAAAATGCCAAAATCTCCcaaattaaatattaaagctcCAAAGATGAAGGGGGGAATTGATTTTCCAGACCTGAATTTACCAGATGCTGACCTCAAAGCCCCTAAACTAGATGTGAATGCTCCAGATCTCGACATCAATGCACCCTCAGGGAAATTCAAGATGCCTAAATTTGGGCTGTCTGGTACAATGCCAAAATCTCCcaaattaaatattaaagctcCAAAGATGAAGGGGGGAATTGATTTTCCAGACCTGAATTTAAAAGATGCTGACCTCAAAGCCCCTAAACTAGATGTGAATGCTCCAGATCTCGACATCAATGCACCCTCAGGGAAATTCAAGATGCCTAAATTTGGGCTGTCTGGTACAATGCCAAAATCTCCcaaattaaatattaaagctcCAAAGATGAAGGGGGGAATTGATTTTCCAGACCTGAATTTACCAGATGCTGACCTCAAAGCCCCTAAACTAGATGTGAATGCTCCAGATCTCGACATCAATGCACCCTCAGGGAAATTCAAGATGCCTAAATTTGGGCTGTCTGGTACAATGCCAAAATCTCCcaaattaaatattaaagctcCAAAGATGAAGGGGGGAATTGATTTTCCAGACCTGAATTTACCAGATGCTGACCTCAAAGCCCCTAAACTAGATGTGAATGCTCCAGATCTCGACATCAATGCACCCTCAGGGAAATTCAAGATGCCTAAATTTGGGCTGTCTGGTACAATGCCAAAATCTCCCAAATTAAATCTTAAAGCTCCAAAGATGAAGGGGGGAATTGATTTCCCAGACCTGAATTTCCCAGATGCTGACCTCAAAGCCCCTAAACTAGATGTGAATGCTCCAGATCTCGACATCAATGCACCCTCAGGGAAATTCAAGATGCCTAAATTTGGGCTGCCTGGTACAATGCCAAAATCTCCCAAATTAAATCTTAAAGCTCCAAAGATGAAGGGGGGAATTGATTTTTCAGACCTGAATTTACCAGATGCTGACCTCAAAGCCCCTAAACTAGATGTGAATGCTCCAGATCTCGACATCAATGCACCCTCAGGGAAATTCAAGATGCCTAAATTCAGAGGCCTAAAGGGACCAGATGTTGACATTAATGGCGCTATAGAGGGACCAGATCTGAACTTGTCATCTCCCAAACTCAAGGGTCCCAAAGCAGGCCTAAACATTCCAGACACTGATATTGACAGTCCATCAGGAAAACTCAAAATGCCAACTTTCAAGATGCCAGATTTAGGATTCTCTGGACCAAAAGTTAAGGGGCCTGACTTAGATCTTTCAGCCCCCAAGTTTAAAGGGGGAATTAGTCCCCCAGATTTGGATCTGCCACATGTAGACCTCAAAGGCCCCAAATTAGACCTCAATGCACCAGATGTAAACTTTAATATGCCCTCCAGTAAAGTCAATGTACCTACATTGAAGAAACCAAAGGTTGATCTGAATGCTCCTGATCTGGACATTGATGGCCCCTCTGGTAAACTGAAAATGCCCAAATTTGTGCTGTCTGGTAAAATGCCAAAATCCACAAAACTGAATCTCAAAGCCCCAAAGATAAAGGGGGGAATTGATTTTCCAGACCTGAATTTACCAGATGCTGACCTCAAAGCCCCTAAACTAGATGTGAATGCTCCAGATCTCGACATCAATGCACCCTCAGGGAAATTCAAGATGCCTAAATTTGGGCTGCCTGGTACAATGCCAAAATCTCCCAAATTAAATCTTAAAGCTCCAAAGATGAAGGGGGGAATTGATTTTTCAGACCTGAATTTACCAGATGCTGACCTCAAAGCCCCTAAACTAGATGTGAATGCTCCAGATCTCGACATCAATGCACCCTCAGGGAAATTCAAGATGCCTAAATTCAGAGGCCTAAAGGGACCAGATGTTGACATTAATGGCGCTATAGAGGGACCAGATCTGAACTTGTCATCTCCCAAACTCAAGGGTCCCAAAGCAGGCCTAAACATTCCAGACACTGATATTGACAGTCCATCAGGAAAACTCAAAATGCCAACTTTCAAGATGCCAGATTTAGGATTCTCTGGACCAAAAGTTAAGGGGCCTGACTTAGATCTTTCAGCCCCCAAGTTTAAAGGGGGAATTAGTCCCCCAGATTTGGATCTGCCACATGTAGACCTCAAAGGCCCCAAATTAGACCTCAATGCACCAGATGTAAACTTTAATATGCCCTCCGGTAAAGTCAATGTACCTACATTGAAGAAACCAAAGGTTGATCTGAATGCTCCTGATCTGGACATTGATGGCCCCTCTGGTAAACTGAAAATGCCCAAATTTGTGCTGTCTGGTAAAATGCCAAAATCCACAAAACTGAATCTCAAAGCCCCAAAGATAAAGGGGGGAATTGATTTTCCAGACCTGAATTTACCAGATGCTGACCTCAAAGCCCCTAAACTAGATGTGAATGCTCCAGATCTCGACATCAATGCACCCTCAGGGAAATTCAAGATGCCTAAATTTGGGCTGTCTGGTACAATGCCAAAATCTCCCAAATTAAATCTTAAAGCTCCAAAGATGAAGGGGGGAATTGATTTCCCAGACCTGAATTTCCCAGATGCTGACCTCAAAGCCCCTAAACTAGATGTGAATGCTCCAGATCTCGACATCAATGCACCCTCAGGGAAATTCAAGATGCCTAAATTTGGGCTGCCTGGTACAATGCCAAAATCTCCCAAATTAAATCTTAAAGCTCCAAAGATGAAGGGGGGAATTGATTTTTCAGACCTGAATTTACCAGATGCTGACCTCAAAGCCCCTAAACTAGATGTGAATGCTCCAGATGTAGACATCAATGCACCCTCAGGGAAATTCAAGATGCCTAAATTCAGAGGCCTAAAGGGACCAGATGTTGACATTAATGGCGCTATAGAGGGACCAGATCTGAACTTGTCATCTCCCAAACTCAAGGGTCCCAAAGCAGGCCTAAACATTCCAGACACTGATATTGACAGTCCATCAGGAAAACTCAAAATGCCAACTTTCAAGATGCCAGATTTAGGATTCTCTGGACCAAAAGTTAAGGGGCCTGACTTAGATCTTTCAGCCCCCAAGTTTAAAGGGGGAATTAGTCCCCCAGATTTGGATCTGCCACATGTAGACCTCAAAGGCCCCAAATTAGACCTCAATGCACCAGATGTAAACTTTAATATGCCCTCCGGTAAAGTCAATGTACCTACATTGAAGAAACCAAAGGTTGATCTGAATGCTCCTGATCTAGACATTGATGGCCCCTCTGGTAAACTGAAAATGCCCAAATTTGTGCTGTCTGGTAAAATGCCAAAATCCACAAAACTGAATCTCAAAGCCCCAAAGATAAAGGGGGGAATTGATTTCCCAGATTTGAATTTACCAGATGCTGACCTCAAAGCCCCTAAACTAGATGTGAATACCCCAGATCTTGACATAAATGCACCTTCTGGGAAATTCAAAATGCCAAAATTTAAAATGCCTAAATTCAGGGGCCTAAAGGGACCAGATGTTGACATTGATGGAGACTTCGAGGGCCCAGATATAGATATCAATGCCCCCACAGCTAACCTCAAAGGTCCCAAAACAGGTCTAAAAATGCCTGATTTGAAGATGCCTGATTTCAGactatctggcccaaatgtagaTTATGACTTACCCAATATTGACCTCTCAGCCCCAAAGCTAAAAGGGGGAATCAGTCCCCCAGATTTGAAACTACCTAAGGGTCATCTCAGAGGGCCCAAACTAGACCTCAATGCTCCAGATATGCCCTCAGGTAGATTCAGAGTTCCAACCATAGAGAGGCCAAATGATAGCATCAAAGCCCCTGATTTTGACATCAACACTCCTTCATTCAAAATGCCCAAAATGCCTAAATTTGCGTTGTCTAGTCCAAAAAGACCAGACCATGACATCAGTGCTGACATTGGTTTTAAATTGTCAAAGATGAAAGGTGGGATTGGTTCACCACACCTGGACCTACCTACAGTTGACCTAGAAGCCCCTAAGGTAGATGTAGACACTCCAGATATGAACATTGATGCCCCCTATGGGAAATTCAAAATGCCCCAACTCAAAATGCCTAAATTCGGCCTTTCTGGCTTGAAAGGTCCAGATCCTGGAATAGATGGAGACATTGATGGACCGGACCTGAGCTTGTCAGCCCTGAAAGTAAACACAGCGATCGGTAGTCCAGATTTAGACATAAGTGTTCCCTCTGGTAATCTCAAAGGCCCCCAAGCTGATCTCAATTTGCCAGACAGTGACATTGCTATACAATCTGAAAAACTCAAACTGCCATCCTTTAAGTTGCCTCAGTTTGGAAGTCCCAATCTAAGGGCAGGTACACATATGGACTTTATGAAAACAAATGACATTTCTCCTCCAAAGGCTAAAGTGAATCTAAAAGCACCAGACTTGAAAGTTAGTCACCCAGATGTCAGCCTGAGCATACCCAAAGCTGATATCAGAAGCCCAGAATACAAAGTGTCATCTCATAGTAAACGCAGATCTGATATCCCAGGTGGAGCGCATATAAAAGTGCAAGCAgaagacagagatacagaagtGACACTGCCACACACTGATAGGAAGTCTAGGAAGGTCAAAGGAAGGGCCAGTTATCCCATTGCAGATATTGATTTGCCAAAAGTTGAGTATGAAGCATCTGGTTTGGAACTGAGAGGTTCAGACCTTAATGATTCCACAGGGAAATTAAAAATGTCAAAATCCAAGACTTCTAAATTGGGCAGTCATACAAGAATACCAGACCTTGATATAGACTCAAGTCTTGCCAGTATTAACGCCTCAGTCCCTAAACTCCCACCCCCAAGGTATGGAGTCGAGGTTTCACAGCCAGATTTACATTTGAGTAGAACTGACCTCAAGGGCAATACACATCATATGAAAGTCCCAGCTGGTGAAACCAGCAGAACAAAAAGGAGAAGTCCAAAACAGTCTGAAATTGGAACATCCATGTCAAATTTTACTCATGGTTCAAGCCCCAAAATGTCTGAAGATCAAGAAGGATATTTTGTCACTGTATTTCCCAAACATCTCAAAGGGGATGTACCAGACGGAACTGGGAGCCTGAAAAATCATCACAAGGAAGAGTCAAACCGTAGATCTCATACACTCAGAAGTCTCGACTTCAGTGCATCAAATGTGGACCTTGAAGTTCCAGAAGATGAGAACTTAAAAGGGTCAACATTCTGGCTTTCCAAGCTTATATAGCGTTCAGACAACTGACTAAATGTCCTTTTAAGCTGGTTTCAATCACAATCTTCTGTTGAAACATAATGCAGAAAACGTCTGTTACATATAAAACAAGCATCAGATTATTTGCACTTATTTGTACTTTTTTATGTAAATTGATTGGTATTTGTTATGAACATGTTGAAAACGAATGTGTAAAGCTTTCTTTTGTCAAgtgattaaaaaaatgtattaaaggtTTGTTATGTTCTGTTGATAAGCTATTCGAATGGTATTTTTCTCTTCATTGTAATAAAATTAAATGGGATTTAGTAACTTTTATAAATCTTTGTTTTATCTTTCTTTACATGAATTCAACAAAatgattaattcaaaacaacTTTAAAA
Protein-coding regions in this window:
- the LOC115208705 gene encoding neuroblast differentiation-associated protein AHNAK isoform X3; amino-acid sequence: MPGHRRGRSLSEGLMLEESEKGGLVISSVIGGSSGNHGLKEGDEIVGATINFDQLSKDDVLKILKLMDDNGFDEKVQVLTKNNLSKSMGTLDSIKAPEEMLKDSYNRLYNAKINRFMTNDSPGQPAGAGERGSHNGQVKGKGPGPLWDKPKVKGDLKLPVLTTDNPVVETPKVDAPTYLESPDLKFSAPKLKVPKLDVKGAVPDARGGELSLPNAKISASDLSLPHLNGSLNIDAPSVNLERPYLETDIDAIDVLEFDMSLPEVDLKCPDLDLKVIDPLPKVVGNINVPEAELNLPEEVVTGPTLNINAPKFDIERGKNVKMPKFKMPDLGLSGPRVNVPSLEVDTPNMRIPDKNLKGPQRDLQTPDVNLKGPNLDLQAPDVSMMNMPSSKIRVWSSKKLKNPNLDVDDPSGYFELPKVRLSRTVQKGPDLGIDADVKTPKVSLKAPKIKGGLDAPDLNLPKVDLKELKLDVNTPDIDIDGIDGDLDGPNLSLSSSKLKRSDLDVGSPYGKLKMPSFKMPDFGFSGPDVQGPDFEVKNPDLDLSAPKFKGGISPPDLDLPHVDLKGPKLDLKASDVNFNMPSGKVKVPTLKKPKVDLNAPDLAINGPSGKLKMPKFGLSGKMPKSPKLNLKAPKMKGGIDFSDLNLPDADLKAPKLDVNAPDLDINAPSGKFKMPKFGLSGTMPKSPKLNIKAPKMKGGIDFPDLNLPDADLKAPKLDVNAPDLDINAPSGKFKMPKFGLSGTMPTSPKLNLKAPKMKGGIDFSDLNLPDADLKAPKLDVNAPDVDINAPSGKFKMPKFRGLKGQDVDINGAIEGPDRNLSSPKLKGPKADLNIPDTDIDSPSGKLKMPTFKMPDLGFSGPKVKGPDLDLSAPKLKGGISPPNLDLPHVDLKGPKLDLNAPDVDLNMPSGKVKVPTLKKPKVDLNAPGLDIDGPSGKLKMPKFGLSGKMPKSPKLNIKAPKMKGGIDFPDLNLPDADLKAPKLDVNAPDLDINAPSGKFKMPKFGLSGTMPKSPKLNIKAPKMKGGIDFPDLNLKDADLKAPKLDVNAPDLDINAPSGKFKMPKFGLSGTMPKSPKLNIKAPKMKGGIDFPDLNLPDADLKAPKLDVNAPDLDINAPSGKFKMPKFGLSGTMPKSPKLNIKAPKMKGGIDFPDLNLPDADLKAPKLDVNAPDLDINAPSGKFKMPKFGLSGTMPKSPKLNLKAPKMKGGIDFPDLNFPDADLKAPKLDVNAPDLDINAPSGKFKMPKFGLPGTMPKSPKLNLKAPKMKGGIDFSDLNLPDADLKAPKLDVNAPDLDINAPSGKFKMPKFRGLKGPDVDINGAIEGPDLNLSSPKLKGPKAGLNIPDTDIDSPSGKLKMPTFKMPDLGFSGPKVKGPDLDLSAPKFKGGISPPDLDLPHVDLKGPKLDLNAPDVNFNMPSSKVNVPTLKKPKVDLNAPDLDIDGPSGKLKMPKFVLSGKMPKSTKLNLKAPKIKGGIDFPDLNLPDADLKAPKLDVNAPDLDINAPSGKFKMPKFGLPGTMPKSPKLNLKAPKMKGGIDFSDLNLPDADLKAPKLDVNAPDLDINAPSGKFKMPKFRGLKGPDVDINGAIEGPDLNLSSPKLKGPKAGLNIPDTDIDSPSGKLKMPTFKMPDLGFSGPKVKGPDLDLSAPKFKGGISPPDLDLPHVDLKGPKLDLNAPDVNFNMPSGKVNVPTLKKPKVDLNAPDLDIDGPSGKLKMPKFVLSGKMPKSTKLNLKAPKIKGGIDFPDLNLPDADLKAPKLDVNAPDLDINAPSGKFKMPKFGLSGTMPKSPKLNLKAPKMKGGIDFPDLNFPDADLKAPKLDVNAPDLDINAPSGKFKMPKFRGLKGPDVDINGAIEGPDLNLSSPKLKGPKAGLNIPDTDIDSPSGKLKMPTFKMPDLGFSGPKVKGPDLDLSAPKFKGGISPPDLDLPHVDLKGPKLDLNAPDVNFNMPSGKVNVPTLKKPKVDLNAPDLDIDGPSGKLKMPKFVLSGKMPKSTKLNLKAPKIKGGIDFPDLNLPDADLKAPKLDVNTPDLDINAPSGKFKMPKFKMPKFRGLKGPDVDIDGDFEGPDIDINAPTANLKGPKTGLKMPDLKMPDFRLSGPNVDYDLPNIDLSAPKLKGGISPPDLKLPKGHLRGPKLDLNAPDMPSGRFRVPTIERPNDSIKAPDFDINTPSFKMPKMPKFALSSPKRPDHDISADIGFKLSKMKGGIGSPHLDLPTVDLEAPKVDVDTPDMNIDAPYGKFKMPQLKMPKFGLSGLKGPDPGIDGDIDGPDLSLSALKVNTAIGSPDLDISVPSGNLKGPQADLNLPDSDIAIQSEKLKLPSFKLPQFGSPNLRAGTHMDFMKTNDISPPKAKVNLKAPDLKVSHPDVSLSIPKADIRSPEYKVSSHSKRRSDIPGGAHIKVQAEDRDTEVTLPHTDRKSRKVKGRASYPIADIDLPKVEYEASGLELRGSDLNDSTGKLKMSKSKTSKLGSHTRIPDLDIDSSLASINASVPKLPPPRYGVEVSQPDLHLSRTDLKGNTHHMKVPAGETSRTKRRSPKQSEIGTSMSNFTHGSSPKMSEDQEGYFVTVFPKHLKGDVPDGTGSLKNHHKEESNRRSHTLRSLDFSASNVDLEVPEDENLKGSTFWLSKLI